CGTCGGCGCTGAACCCGCTCCGGGGCCACCGCCACCGCCGGACGGCGCTACACCAGGGACAGGCGGGGTCAGGATCAACACCATGGAGAAGCGTTCGAGAGCCCGCAGGGCATGGGGCGCCCCCGGCGGCATATACACAACCTGGCCCGGCCTGAGCAAATGCGTTCGTCCCGAAACCACGAATTCGCACGTCCCCTCCAGCGCCTGGACCCAGGCATGCCGTGTGGTGGTGTGCTCGGTCAGCTCCTGCCCTGCATCAAAGGCAAACAGAATCACCCGGAGGTGGGGTAAAACCAGCAGGGTTCGACTGACGATGCCATTCGGTGCAAACCGGGTTTCCTGCTCGAGATCGATCACTGCAGCCTTGTCTGGTTCAAGTACAGGTTGCTCTTTCATGCCCGCAATGTACGCCGCGGGCCATCCGATCCCGTTGACATGGATCAATGAAGTTGCAGAACGACGGAATCGCCATATCCTGAAACCGCCGTGAAGTCCCGGTTCGGGGGCACCGGCAATGTTGGAAATCCTTGGAGTCAAGACGTATGGCCAGAAAGTTGCTGGTGATGGCGATGGTACTGTTGGCCCTGGGTGTGCTGGTCGTGACCGGCGTGCTGCCCGTGGGCCGGGCAGTGGGACTCTATGTGACCTTGCCGGTGGGTGTGGTGTTGTTGGGCATGAGCCTGATCTGGCGGATGTTGGAGCGCGAGGAGGAATCCGCCGCTGGTGCGGCCGAAACCCAGGCCGCTTCACCGGACAGGGCTCCGGACCGGTCCCCAGGAGGCGGCTGCGGTTGCGGTTGCGGGCACTAACCCCGTGGAGCTGCTCGGACCGGTACTGCCGCTCCGGACTGATGAACTCCAGGGCCCCGTCCTCGGCAGCCTCCAAGCAGCGGATGGTACCGGCAGGAACGGCTTTCCCCGTGCCCTGGGCCTCGGAGAAGCTCCCATTTCAAGGTCTGCAACATGGCTGAAACCAAGCGCCCCGCCCACCAGTACGACGAAAGCAAAATCAAGACGCTGTCCTCGCTCGAGCATATCCGGCTCCGAACCGGCATGTATATCGGCCGGCTGGGCAACGGATCCCATTACGACGACGGCTGCTACATCCTCCTCAAGGAGGTCATCGACAACGCCGTGGATGAGTTCATCATGGGCTACGGCCGGCAGATCGACCTCGACATCGAGGGGCCGCGTGTTCGGGTGCGTGACTACGGACGCGGCATCCCCCTGGGCAAGGTGGTGGACTGCGTCTCCACCATCAACACCGGCGCCAAGTACAACGATGACGTGTTCCAGTTCAGCGTGGGTCTGAACGGCGTCGGCGCCAAGGCTGTCAATGCGCTCTCCCGTCATTTCGTGGTGCGCAGTCACCGCGGCGGGGAATTCGTGGAGGCCGTCTTCCGTCAGGGCCGGCTGGTCCGCGAGCACAAGGGACGTGACCCCCACGCGGCCGACGGCACTTTCGTGGAGTTTGAACCGGATCCGGAGACCTTCAAGGACTGGTCGTTCCGGCTGGAACACATTGAGCGCCGCCTGCGGCATTACAGTTACCTCAACACCGGCCTGAAGCTGGTCCTTCGCTGGAACGGCGAGCAGCCCCGGGTGTTCCTGTCCCGCAACGGGCTGATGGACCTGGTGATGGAGGAACTGGCCAGCGACGGCAGCGAACCGCTCTACCCGCCCCTGCATTACACGTCCCGGACGCTCGAGTTCTGCTTCACCCACAGCAACAGCCGGTACGGCGAAACCGTCTATTCCTTCGTCAACGGACAGTACACCAGCGACGGAGGAACCCATTTGAGCGCCTTTCGCGAAGGGTTGCTCAAGGCGGTCAATGAGTTTGCCAATGTCCGGTTCGAAGCCGAGGACGTGCGTGAATCCCTGGTGGGCGCCGTGGCCGTGCGGCTGAAAGATCCGGTGTTTGAATCCCAAACCAAGAACAAACTCGGCAACACCGAGATCCGGGCCGAACTGGTCAACAAGGTACGAGAGGAACTGCTGCACTTTTTCCAGCGCAACCGCACCATCGCCGAGACCCTCCTGGCCAAGGTGCGCGACACCCAGCAGCTGCGCAGGGAACTCCAGCAGGTCAAAAAACTGGCCCGCGAACGGGCCCGCGCCATCAGCCTCCGCATCCCCCAACTGAAGGATTGCCGGCGCCATTACGACAAACGAACCGGCAAGGGCACCGGCACCATGATCTTCCTCTGCGAGGGCCAGTCCGCCGCCGGTTCCATCACCAGTTGCCGCGATGTCGAGACCCAGGCCGTCTTCGTGCTCAAGGGCAAACCCCTCAACGTCTGGGAACTGAAACGCGAGGTGATGTACAAAAACGACGAACTCTATAATCTCATGCAGGCCCTGAACATCGAAGACGGCCTCGAAGGTCTCCGCTACGAAAAGGTCATTCTCGCCACCGACGCCGACGTGGACGGCCTGCACATCCGCAATCTGATGATTGCCTACTTCTTCCGGTTCTTCGAGCCGCTGGTTCATGACGGCCACCTCTATGTGCTGGAAACGCCGCTCTTTCGGGTGCGAAACAAGGATCGCACCCTGTACTGCTACAGCGAGGCGGAACGTGATGCCGCCGTCCGTGAACTGGGCGGCAAACCCGAAATCACCCGCTTCAAGGGTCTGGGGGAAATCAGCCCCCGCGAGTTTGCCCGGTTCATCGGCCCGGACATGCGCCTGAGCCGCGTGGAATACGCTCCCCGACCGGAAGCCACTGCCATCCTTGACTTCTATCTCGGCCGGAACACCCCGGAACGCCGCGATTACATCATGGAACACCTGGTGGTCCCGGACTCCGAATGACGCCTCTTTGTCCCCCACTCACCTCGGGCCGGGGCAGTCCCCCTCCGGACGGCACCCGGACGCTTGCCCACCAGCGCCCGGATCTCTACGATTCGAACCCATGGACGGTAAAACCTGGGCCCTCTGGGGGCTCGTTCTCATCATGACAGGTTGCACAGCCACTTCCCACAAGGAGACGCTGAACAAACCGATCCGGTCGCTGAAGGAGGCACAAGCCCGGGCGGAACGGTTCGGTTCCGTGATTGCCGTGCCCGAGTTCGAAACCACGCCGGAGGCCATTCGTCAGCTGGTCGATCGGACCATCCGCACCGGCAACGCCG
Above is a genomic segment from Limisphaera ngatamarikiensis containing:
- a CDS encoding cupin domain-containing protein, yielding MKEQPVLEPDKAAVIDLEQETRFAPNGIVSRTLLVLPHLRVILFAFDAGQELTEHTTTRHAWVQALEGTCEFVVSGRTHLLRPGQVVYMPPGAPHALRALERFSMVLILTPPVPGVAPSGGGGGPGAGSAPTTSC
- a CDS encoding DNA topoisomerase IV subunit B, producing the protein MAETKRPAHQYDESKIKTLSSLEHIRLRTGMYIGRLGNGSHYDDGCYILLKEVIDNAVDEFIMGYGRQIDLDIEGPRVRVRDYGRGIPLGKVVDCVSTINTGAKYNDDVFQFSVGLNGVGAKAVNALSRHFVVRSHRGGEFVEAVFRQGRLVREHKGRDPHAADGTFVEFEPDPETFKDWSFRLEHIERRLRHYSYLNTGLKLVLRWNGEQPRVFLSRNGLMDLVMEELASDGSEPLYPPLHYTSRTLEFCFTHSNSRYGETVYSFVNGQYTSDGGTHLSAFREGLLKAVNEFANVRFEAEDVRESLVGAVAVRLKDPVFESQTKNKLGNTEIRAELVNKVREELLHFFQRNRTIAETLLAKVRDTQQLRRELQQVKKLARERARAISLRIPQLKDCRRHYDKRTGKGTGTMIFLCEGQSAAGSITSCRDVETQAVFVLKGKPLNVWELKREVMYKNDELYNLMQALNIEDGLEGLRYEKVILATDADVDGLHIRNLMIAYFFRFFEPLVHDGHLYVLETPLFRVRNKDRTLYCYSEAERDAAVRELGGKPEITRFKGLGEISPREFARFIGPDMRLSRVEYAPRPEATAILDFYLGRNTPERRDYIMEHLVVPDSE